The DNA sequence AAGGGTGATTTTTTTGGCCAAATCCAAAAAATAGGCCCTTGTACTTTCAAACTTGCTTTTTGGCACATCTTCAAAAAGCAGGGCATTGTCTTGGTCGGTATGCAGTAACTGTTCGCTTCTTCCCTGACTTCCCATGGCCAGCCAGGCAAATTTGACAGGAGGCTCTTTTTCCATCTGTGCCAATGAAAGCTCGATGACCTGTTTGATACAGGCGTCATTGAGCTCTGAAATAATCTTGGAAACCAGTGCCATGGGAATATTTTGATCTAGATAGCCCCTTAACAAGTTGACCACCCCTTTTCTCAAGGGCTTTATTTCTTCACAAGAGCGGGCACGTTTAATGGCCTTTACCAGAACCGCTGGATTGTTTCCCAAAGAAAGCATGATGTCATGTTTCGAAAGAATGCCGACGGCCTTTGCGTTTACCGTACCGTCTTCGGTAAGTACCAAATGGCTGATGTTGTTTTTCATCATGGCCATTTGGGCCTGGGTAATCGTTAAATTGGGCGGGTAGGTGATAACAGGTGAAGACATTAGGCTCTTTGCCTTCGCATCGATGGAAAAATCACCTGTTGCTATTTTGTTCCGCAGATCTTTATCGGTCAAAATACCGATGGGCAAATCTTCTTTTTCAATAAGCATGGCCCCGATGCCTTTCTTGGTCATCTTTTGGGCAATGGTCTTTATCGTGGTATCTTCGGTAGCTGAGGTAATCTCACCTGAAAACTCTACGGGCTGTAGATCAAGCAATCGTGAGCCGGTATTGTTCGGATTAAACTGTGCGGTATCTCCCAAAAGCTGCCCTTTATGGTTTTTGTCATAGGGATTTCGGGTGTTTGATGCGAAACTTTCCACCAAAAAATTCATTACCCTTTCATTCTTCTTTATGTACGGCTTAAAGATTTCAATAGGAATGGCGTACAAAATACTCTCTTCCTCAGTTTTTGCCTGCAGTCTATAATTATCTTGGGCTATGAGTGGACGCAATCCGAAAATATCTCCTTCGTCACAAATATCGATGACCACTTTTTCAGCTGTACTCCACAAGGCCACGGCGCCTTTGTGTACCACATAAAAACTATCAAGAGCTTTATCATCAACATTGAAGACAACTGTATTTTTGGCTTTGTACATGACCGTTACCTCAACGGCCAACTCGTGAAGCTGATTTTTGTCAAATACGTTGAATGGAGGAAAATCTTTTAGAAAATCGGCGATTCTTTCTGAAATTACATTGCCCATAACGCAAAGGTACGTCTAATTGAAAAAGGATGTTACCCGTATACAAGGTATAGAAAAGGGTAACATCAAAAAACATTAGTTCAAGACAATCTCATCGATAAAGATAAAACTGTCACCACCAGGATTTTGATGCCAATCAGGATTCTTCAGTTGGTTTCTGACCTGAACCCGTACACTTTTTAAGGTTGTCTTAGGAAAATCAATGTTGAAAAGGTTTAACTGAATGTCAGTAGATGGGGGATTGGGCGGTAGTTCAATAGTTCTGAGGTGTTGGTAGTTTTTGCCGTCAGAAGAGCCCCAGACTTTGTAGCCTACCGGCGAAAATATCCAGTTATCAGCGGCAGAAAGGTGCCCCACGGCTATACTGGAAACTTCGGTGGCCTTTTCAAGCTCGACCGTGGCCAATAAATGAGATCTTTCGTACCCTACCCAATTGCCATCTACAAAATTGGTAGAGCCTCTTTTTTTGTCGATCAATGTTTTGGCACCTGCCGCAATATATTTTTGGTGTGGGGGCGAGGCAAACGAAGCCTTGGTAATCTTGGCGCCACTTTTCAGAAAGATGGCCTTACTGGGTTCACTGGGCTTCCATCCCTCTTTGGCGGTATAGGCGATCAAAGTAGCTGATTCTTTTAGATAAAACGGCTTTTGATATTCAAATTCAATGGAGTCGTTCTGTCTGCCCATTATACGGTACCGAGTCTTTGAATCTTCGAATACATTGCTTATGGTGATCAAAAGTGAATCGTTGAAAATTTCACCATCGGTCAAAATAACCGGCGGAACCAACTCACTTGAAGCAAAAAGGCTGTCGATGTCTTTGCCATATAGGGTAATGCGGTCTGTATCAAGTATCGCCAGATCCGAACTTGATAGGGTAGGGTCTAGGTACAGATCTTTCAAGGACCGAATTTCACTGATTTTTTGTAATGCTTCTGCTGAAATGGACGTTCCGAAAAGATTCAGCGATTCGAGATACTCCAGTTTTTTTAAATGGGCCAAACCCTCGGCTGTAACCTTGGTCTGCCGCAACTGTAATTTCGTCAAGTTTTTGAACTTTTTTAAGAAGGGGGCCAGTGTATCGTTGAAGTTAGAGTGGGCAAGGTTCAGTTCGACAATGTGTTCATCAACCTTGCGCAAAAGTTCAAATTCTTTTTCTGAAAGGTCTTTTCTTCTTGAGAGATTTGCAATCAATAAGGGACTTTCGGCAGCCAAGGGTTGTACATCAATGTTTTGTAGTCGCAACGCTGCCAAGTTTTCTAGTGAAGGCATGTCAAGCTCTTTGGCAATCAAGGCACGAGTTGAACGGTCTACTTCTAAGGAAGCAAGTGCGGCCGAGGTTTTATCATCGGCTTCCAGATTTTCGACAATGCAGTCAAAACAATTGTCATTGTCGACCCACCATTGCAATAACAACTTTTCTTCGTCGGTCAATTGCAATTTTCCCTTTGGGGGCATGTGCTCTTCGTTTTCTAATGGCAATGTGATGCGATGCACCAATAGGGTGTTATTTGCATCAGAAAGGGTATCGAAAAGGCCTCCAGTATCACCGCCGGCAAGTATTTCTTCCTTTGAAGTGAGCATGAGCCCCCCTTTCACCTTGTTCGTGTTGTGGCAACCCACACATTTCGCTTCAAAGATAGGCTGCACGATTTGGGCATATACCCTGGCTTTATCAACATCTTCAATCTCAATGACTGCTCCGCTTCTATCTTTGAACAAAAAATCTTCACCATGTGTGATGTTGCCCCCATAATGGGCGGTGATGAAGAGCAAGGCCACGGTCACCAACAATAGTGGAAAATAGGTTTTTTTGGCCCACTCTTTCTTGCTCCATTTGACGAAGAACAAGGCCGTACAGGTTACCGTGAAGGCCACGGCCATCCATTTGTGATCGTTCAACAGTTCAGGATCATAGCCCCCCGTATCGCCCAGCAACCAGCCTGAGATCAGTGAAAGAATGGAAAACAAAGCGCCCGTGCCCAAAACGAACAGCAACGCATCTCGACTTACGGTAGAGGGTTTCCGAAAATGAAGCAGCTCCATCAAAAAGGCCATAATGATGATACCGATTGGGAGGTGCACCAGTAAGGGGTGTAAATTGCCTATCTGCATAAATCAGGGTTCTATCAGTATTTCATCGACAAAAAGCCAAGGCGGTGTGCCTTTTCCTTCATGCCAACCAGGAATTGACTCCAATGCAAAAATATTGATTATCAAGTTTTTATAATTACCTTTTTCAACTTCAACTTCTATAAATGTAGAATTTGGTTTTTCTCGTTCCAATGGGTAGGGGAGTTCGATACTGCCAATACTGGTCTGACGTGCTTCAACCAGTACTGAGCTGGGCAGAAAAATCCATGAATTATGGTCGGCCAAAACACCTACCAAGACCTTTGACACCGGGGTAGGTTTAGAAAATTGAAGGGAAACAGATACTTTTTTGTCTTGAAAGCCCAACCATTCATCACCCTTTCGAAAGTTGACCGTGCCCTTTGTACTATTGACAAGGGTTGCCGACCCCTTTCCTGGATAATTGATATGTGGTTCTGGAGCAACCACTACATCAGTACTTGAGAGGTCGGTACTTATTTTGGTCAGAATGATTTCTTGAACATCACTGGGGCGGTACAATTCATGTTCTGCCCAAAACTGTATTTTGGTCGTTTTGTCAACGACAATGGGTTTTTCATAGGCTGTCTTTGCCTCAGTGTCTGTCCCCAGAACTTTGTAATAGATGTCGGCTCTATCTTCTTTCAATGCCAAGCTGATCAGGGCTTCTTTTTGGAATATCAAGGAATCGACTTCCACTCTCGGACTGGATAGTTGAATGTCTTTTGTTGAGGTGAACGCTACTTTTTTTTCTTTACAGGAAGAAAGTGCCACCAATAAAAGAATTGACACTGTCAGAACGAAAGATTTTCTTTCCCACCTATTTGACCTCAGAAAACGGTTCACCATCTTTTCCATAGAGATTTACACCCTGTACAGTTTTACGGGATAGGTTTTACCCGAGTTCCATTGTGCAACATATATATTCTCGTCATCATCGATACAGACATCATGTGGATGGTGAAATACTTTCAAAGTCTGGTACACAGGCTGTAGTTCACCACTAACATAATTCGGAGTACAGCCACCCGGAGCCGATACCAGCTCGTTTTTTTCATTCAAAATGGAGATGAAGCCAGTGCCTGCGGCCCCATCACCTGACCAAATAGTGGCCAAATAGACCTGTTTACCATGAATGACCGGCCGACAGATGTAGGCGCCGGGCAAATCGATAGTATCCATGTACTTTCCATCAAGGGAGAAGCGTTTCAGCTTGTTCTGCTGTCGTGCCGTAATAAGAAGTGAAATATTGTCAGAATTCCTATCATCAATACAGATACCGTGGGCATTGTTGAACAAATGGTCTTCATCACCTTTGCCACCAAAAACGTTTAACAGCTTTCCTTTGGCATCGTAATGTAGAATGTACTGTTCACCGTAACCATCGGCCACATATACATCACCATTGGCCGCTATGGCCGTTTCTGTGGGGATGTATTGTTCTTTAGCCTGATATTTTCCTGATTCTTTTGAAAATGGAAATAGCTGTACCACTTTGCCGTCGATGGTCGTTTTTATGACCTCGTGTCTAGCGTTGTCTGAAATGTACAGAAATTCTTCACCGTTTTCATTGTGCAGGGTGAGCCCGTGCGCCCCCGGATATTCGGTTCCCCAGGCATCGAGCAATTTTCCACTTTTATCATAGATGAGAATATTGTTCTTCGTATGGTTGGTCAACAGAAGAATTCTTCCTTTTGAGTCGATGACCATTTCATGGCAATCATTTACGGGGTAGTAATTGCTGTTCAGGGCCCCCCAATTCAGGTCAATTTTATAACGATAGTCACCGTGGCCAATGATGGCATCCTCCAATTCCCATACCCTTTTTGCGGAAACTGGAACAGTTGCAAATGCCATGCCCGCAAGAGCGGAAGTCTTGATGAAATTTCTGCGTTGCATTAGGCCAAAATTGATTTTACGATGTGACCTTCAACATCGGTGAGCCTAAACCGTCGGCCTTGATACTTATAGGTGAGCCTTTCGTGATCGATACCCATCAGATGCAGCAAAGTGGCCTGAAAATCATGTACATGTACGGGGTCTTTGACGATGTTGTACCCGAAATCATCGGTTTCGCCATATACGAACCCTGGTTTCACACCACCGCCGGCCATCCATATAGTGAAGCACCTTGGGTGGTGGTCTCGACCGTAATTGGTATCGGTGAGTATACCTTGTGAGTAGTTGGTACGCCCGAATTCACCTCCCCAAATGACCAAGGTATCTTCAAGCAATCCACGTTGTTTCAAATCGGCCACAAGTGCTGCCGAGGCTTGATCGACATCTTTGGCCTGCTTTTCGATGGCCAAGGGCAAGTTGGCATGTTGGTCCCAACCCATATGGTAGAGCTGTATAAACCGCACATCTTGCTCTGCAAGTCTTCTTGCCAACAGGCAGTTGGCCGCGTAGGTGCCGGGTATTTTGGCATCGGCACCGTACATTTTGTAAATGTAATCTGGTTCATTGGCGGTATCGATGACTTCCGGTACCGAGGTCTGCATACGATAGGCCATTTCATATTGGGCAATGCGGCCCTGTATTTCTGGGTCACCAAACTCATTGTAGTGCTGTTCGTTCAACTGGGCCAGCATGTCGAGCATCTCCCGTTTGCTATTTTTCGAAATGCCTTCGGGATCGTTCAAATAGAGCACGGGATCTTTGGCCGCCCTGAACTGTACCCCTTGGTGCATCGAATGAAGAAATCCGTTGCCCCACAAACGCGTATAAAGGGGTTGCCCGTTGGGCCTGCCACTACCACGTGACAGTAGCACAGTGAATGCTGGCAGATTTTCATTTTCGCTACCAAGGCCATAGCTCAACCAAGACCCAATGCTGGGCCTGCCCGGTTGCTGTGATCCCGTCTGAAAAAAAGTTACTGCTGGATCGTGGTTGATGGCCTCGGTGAACATCGATTTGATGATACAGAGCTCATCGACCATTTTGGCCGTGTAGGGTAGGAGGTCACTTACCCAAGTACCGTTTTTACCGTATTGCTTGAAGCCGAAAAGGGAGCCGACCAACGGAAAACTATCTTGCCCAGAGGTCATACCCGTGAGGCGTTGCCCCTTACGTACTGATTCTGGAAGATCTTCGCCCCGTCTTTTGTTCAATAATGGCTTGTAATCGAAAAGTTCCAATTGTGAGGGGCCACCGCTTTGAAACAGATAAATAACACGTTTTATTTTAGCGGGGTGGTGTAGGGCATCAAGAATTCCTTTTGCACCCAAAGGCATATCTGTTTTTGAAAACAGCCCCGTTTCTTCGTCTTTCGAAAAAAAATTGCAGCCCATTAAAGACGCAAGGGCCATACCCCCGATACCAAAGGCCGATTTTTTGAAAAACGTTCGTCTGTTATAGTGCAACAGGTTTTCTTCAAGTATCTTTTTCTCGCTCATCCTCTTGTGATCGTTTCATCCAAATTAAGAATTGCATGTGCGGTCAGGGCCAAGCCTGCCCATTTTTTTCTTGAACCGATGTCGTCTTTTGAAAATTCGCCTATGGCCAAGTATTCGTCGATATTGATTTCACCTTCTTCGATTTTTGACATCGAATTGGCATAAAACGCTTTAAGGGTCTTCATTTCCTCATCATTGGGAAGCCTTGAGGTCGCCTTTCTGAACAATAGCAAAATTTGTTCATCCACACCATTTTTTTCTTTGCTGGTCTGGTACGCCATTGCACGTGCAGTCTCTATCAATTGAGGATCGTTGAGCAATACCAACGCTTGAAGGGGCGTATTGGTCTCTTCACGTTTTACTGAACACAGGTCACGCGAAGAGGCATCAAAGGTCATCATACTGGGTGGGGGCACTGTGCGTTTCCAAAAGGTATAAAGGCTTTTTCGGTACAGGTTTTTGCCCTCGCTCAATACGTACCTGGCCGTACTGCCTCCACCTCCGCCAGTTGTTTCTTCCCAAATGCCTTCTGGTTGGTAGGGCTTGACGCTGGGGCCACCTATGGTTTTGTTTAGAAGTCCGCTGATTTTCAATGCTTGGTCCCGTATGGTTTCAGCGGGTAGTCGCAATCTCGGTGCCCTTGCCAACCAATTGTTTTCTGGATCTTTTTCGAGCAGTTGATCGGTTGCTTTTGTACTTTGCCGATAGGTGCTCGACATGGCGATATATTTGATAAGCTTTTTGAGATCCCAACCTTCTTCCATGAATTTGACCGCCAAAAA is a window from the Muricauda sp. SCSIO 65647 genome containing:
- a CDS encoding DUF294 nucleotidyltransferase-like domain-containing protein gives rise to the protein MGNVISERIADFLKDFPPFNVFDKNQLHELAVEVTVMYKAKNTVVFNVDDKALDSFYVVHKGAVALWSTAEKVVIDICDEGDIFGLRPLIAQDNYRLQAKTEEESILYAIPIEIFKPYIKKNERVMNFLVESFASNTRNPYDKNHKGQLLGDTAQFNPNNTGSRLLDLQPVEFSGEITSATEDTTIKTIAQKMTKKGIGAMLIEKEDLPIGILTDKDLRNKIATGDFSIDAKAKSLMSSPVITYPPNLTITQAQMAMMKNNISHLVLTEDGTVNAKAVGILSKHDIMLSLGNNPAVLVKAIKRARSCEEIKPLRKGVVNLLRGYLDQNIPMALVSKIISELNDACIKQVIELSLAQMEKEPPVKFAWLAMGSQGRSEQLLHTDQDNALLFEDVPKSKFESTRAYFLDLAKKITLGLNTIGYDYCPADMMASNPKWCNSLSGFKDMTSKWIVRPGPEEVLLSSIFFDYNRAYGDKKLVSELSHFIFDTVEKYPIFLSHLASSALMNPSPSGFFRQFLIEQDGEHKDFFDLKKRALMPLVDAARVLILSHNIPDISNTWERYEKLAEVELSNKDIYMACSYASKALLKFRTKQGLLHNDSGRYISLEKLSKEEKMKLKRTFKTIKEIQELLNIRFMVSRVR
- a CDS encoding c-type cytochrome domain-containing protein, giving the protein MQIGNLHPLLVHLPIGIIIMAFLMELLHFRKPSTVSRDALLFVLGTGALFSILSLISGWLLGDTGGYDPELLNDHKWMAVAFTVTCTALFFVKWSKKEWAKKTYFPLLLVTVALLFITAHYGGNITHGEDFLFKDRSGAVIEIEDVDKARVYAQIVQPIFEAKCVGCHNTNKVKGGLMLTSKEEILAGGDTGGLFDTLSDANNTLLVHRITLPLENEEHMPPKGKLQLTDEEKLLLQWWVDNDNCFDCIVENLEADDKTSAALASLEVDRSTRALIAKELDMPSLENLAALRLQNIDVQPLAAESPLLIANLSRRKDLSEKEFELLRKVDEHIVELNLAHSNFNDTLAPFLKKFKNLTKLQLRQTKVTAEGLAHLKKLEYLESLNLFGTSISAEALQKISEIRSLKDLYLDPTLSSSDLAILDTDRITLYGKDIDSLFASSELVPPVILTDGEIFNDSLLITISNVFEDSKTRYRIMGRQNDSIEFEYQKPFYLKESATLIAYTAKEGWKPSEPSKAIFLKSGAKITKASFASPPHQKYIAAGAKTLIDKKRGSTNFVDGNWVGYERSHLLATVELEKATEVSSIAVGHLSAADNWIFSPVGYKVWGSSDGKNYQHLRTIELPPNPPSTDIQLNLFNIDFPKTTLKSVRVQVRNQLKNPDWHQNPGGDSFIFIDEIVLN
- a CDS encoding chitobiase/beta-hexosaminidase C-terminal domain-containing protein, producing the protein MSILLLVALSSCKEKKVAFTSTKDIQLSSPRVEVDSLIFQKEALISLALKEDRADIYYKVLGTDTEAKTAYEKPIVVDKTTKIQFWAEHELYRPSDVQEIILTKISTDLSSTDVVVAPEPHINYPGKGSATLVNSTKGTVNFRKGDEWLGFQDKKVSVSLQFSKPTPVSKVLVGVLADHNSWIFLPSSVLVEARQTSIGSIELPYPLEREKPNSTFIEVEVEKGNYKNLIINIFALESIPGWHEGKGTPPWLFVDEILIEP
- a CDS encoding 6-bladed beta-propeller — protein: MQRRNFIKTSALAGMAFATVPVSAKRVWELEDAIIGHGDYRYKIDLNWGALNSNYYPVNDCHEMVIDSKGRILLLTNHTKNNILIYDKSGKLLDAWGTEYPGAHGLTLHNENGEEFLYISDNARHEVIKTTIDGKVVQLFPFSKESGKYQAKEQYIPTETAIAANGDVYVADGYGEQYILHYDAKGKLLNVFGGKGDEDHLFNNAHGICIDDRNSDNISLLITARQQNKLKRFSLDGKYMDTIDLPGAYICRPVIHGKQVYLATIWSGDGAAGTGFISILNEKNELVSAPGGCTPNYVSGELQPVYQTLKVFHHPHDVCIDDDENIYVAQWNSGKTYPVKLYRV
- a CDS encoding DUF1501 domain-containing protein, which gives rise to MSEKKILEENLLHYNRRTFFKKSAFGIGGMALASLMGCNFFSKDEETGLFSKTDMPLGAKGILDALHHPAKIKRVIYLFQSGGPSQLELFDYKPLLNKRRGEDLPESVRKGQRLTGMTSGQDSFPLVGSLFGFKQYGKNGTWVSDLLPYTAKMVDELCIIKSMFTEAINHDPAVTFFQTGSQQPGRPSIGSWLSYGLGSENENLPAFTVLLSRGSGRPNGQPLYTRLWGNGFLHSMHQGVQFRAAKDPVLYLNDPEGISKNSKREMLDMLAQLNEQHYNEFGDPEIQGRIAQYEMAYRMQTSVPEVIDTANEPDYIYKMYGADAKIPGTYAANCLLARRLAEQDVRFIQLYHMGWDQHANLPLAIEKQAKDVDQASAALVADLKQRGLLEDTLVIWGGEFGRTNYSQGILTDTNYGRDHHPRCFTIWMAGGGVKPGFVYGETDDFGYNIVKDPVHVHDFQATLLHLMGIDHERLTYKYQGRRFRLTDVEGHIVKSILA